Proteins encoded together in one Vitis vinifera cultivar Pinot Noir 40024 chromosome 4, ASM3070453v1 window:
- the LOC100853823 gene encoding calmodulin-like protein 2, producing the protein MGITGVWYRVIGDMVVQALGGGGSQSSSMELDHNPGGPVLDDLVGGALRAVFGMDSNGRIKKEKARLVVEKLGLMHNEEGDCSFDLPSGSKGDELQVEEVLSGMKDEAERVELLREAFRVFDKDGDGYIEAMELKRVLECLGLDKGWGMEEIEKMVQVVDLNLDGKVDFSEFELMMG; encoded by the coding sequence ATGGGCATTACTGGAGTTTGGTACCGGGTCATTGGGGACATGGTGGTGCAAGCATTAGGCGGTGGCGGCTCGCAATCAAGCTCGATGGAGCTTGATCACAACCCTGGAGGTCCAGTGCTAGATGACTTGGTGGGCGGGGCTCTGAGGGCTGTGTTTGGGATGGACAGTAATGGAAGAATAAAGAAGGAGAAAGCAAGGTTGGTTGTGGAGAAGCTAGGCCTAATGCACAATGAGGAAGGAGACTGCAGCTTTGACTTGCCTAGTGGCTCCAAAGGGGATGAGTTGCAGGTGGAGGAAGTGCTCAGTGGGATGAAGGACGAGGCGGAGCGGGTCGAGCTGCTAAGAGAAGCCTTCAGAGTTTTTGACAAGGATGGAGATGGATACATAGAAGCCATGGAGTTGAAGAGGGTGCTTGAATGTTTGGGGTTGGATAAAGGATGGGGCATGGAGGAGATTGAGAAGATGGTTCAGGTTGTGGATTTGAACCTGGATGGAAAGGTTGATTTCAGTGAGTTTGAATTGATGATGGGGTGA
- the LOC100264680 gene encoding basic leucine zipper 9, giving the protein MDHKPLRHDVVSHQSTTDSMKRSNSELDFQEFVRLPISPVAVDNGAPTSKPEIRSPKARTFPEPVVLFGVDEDKTFEDVCAGDFSFALKYGDAMTGFSGCGGLTDLPWYQNPTPRNSSVTATIDSQSSICVGTPTSCNKALGTENQARGATSGSSRELSDDEDIDTESGPCEESTDPNNLKRMRRMVSNRESARRSRKRKQAHLADLELQVEQLRGENASLYKQLTDASQQFGDANTNNRVLKSDVEALRAKVELVEGMVARGSVTSSLNHILQTHLSSPQLLSTHNLCRVANVSPTITVRGDDASYSGMTISGHNSAALGLENAEIRNSEIKNRVMSDGVSCASEIWP; this is encoded by the exons ATGGACCACAAACCGCTTCGACACGACGTTGTTTCGCATCAATCCACGACCGATTCCATGAAGCGAAGCAACTCCGAGCTGGACTTTCAGGAGTTCGTCCGGCTCCCGATCTCTCCTGTTGCGGTCGACAACGGAGCTCCGACCTCCAAGCCCGAAATTCGGTCTCCGAAAGCCAGGACTTTCCCGGAACCGGTTGTGCTTTTCGGCGTCGACGAGGACAAAACCTTTGAGGATGTTTGCGCCGGCGATTTCAGCTTCGCTCTCAAGTATGGG GACGCAATGACTGGCTTTTCAGGTTGTGGGGGACTCACGGATCTTCCCTGGTATCAAAACCCCACCCCCAGGAATTCCAGTGTGACAGCTACCATTGATTCCCAGTCCTCCATCTGTG TTGGAACTCCAACTTCATGTAATAAGGCTTTGGGCACAGAAAATCAAGCAAGGGGGGCGACCAGTGGTTCTTCCAGGGAGCTATCAGATGATGAAGACATCGACACAGAGTCTGGTCCATGTGAGGAGAGCACAGATCCTAATAATTTGAAGCGCATGAGAAG GATGGTTTCGAACCGGGAATCTGCCAGGagatcaagaaaaagaaagcaagcCCACTTGGCTGATCTTGAGTTGCAG GTTGAACAACTGAGAGGAGAAAATGCATCTCTATACAAGCAGCTAACTGACGCTAGTCAACAGTTCGGTGACGCCAATACAAATAACAGAGTACTTAAATCGGATGTTGAAGCTCTGAGAGCTAAG GTGGAGTTAGTTGAAGGCATGGTTGCTCGAGGCTCCGTCACCAGTAGCCTGAACCATATCCTTCAAACCCATTTGAGCTCACCCCAACTCCTCAGTACTCATAATCTCTGCCGGGTGGCTAATGTCTCACCAACAATCACTGTCCGTGGAGACGACGCCTCATATTCTGGAATGACAATTTCTGGGCATAATTCAGCCGCTCTTGGACTTGAAAATGCTGAAATCCGCAATAGCGAAATCAAGAACAGAGTTATGAGTGATGGTGTGAGCTGTGCTTCAGAGATTTGGCCTTGA